The Setaria viridis chromosome 9, Setaria_viridis_v4.0, whole genome shotgun sequence sequence TGTTGTCATACTTCCATCCTGCACGTACCAGTTAGACCTATTGTTGCATCTTTGCCCCTCTACTAATATTTAACTATCACATCACTGCATGGCTGCCATTGCTTATTTTCGCAATACTGCTTTGATGTATGTCTGGTATTTTGTTAACCTAGATGTGTTCACACATACCATCATATTTTTTTGGTCTTTTGAAGCCTCACCCAGAGGTTTCCAGGTCAGGCTCACCTTGCTATTATGTCTGTTCTGATTTCATTTGCTTAGCACCATGCATTTGGGTAACTGAAATTATTAAATGCATCACTACTGTGGAAGTTATCTGATACTACGGAGCAGTAGACTAATTGTGCAAGCCTTCAAGATCAGGTACTACTACTGTACTGCATTGCTCTGCATTCAAGCAAATAGATGAACATCTTGAGATTGCTTACCTGCAATTATAGTTGCAATTTAGCGCTCAATTTTAAATGAAGGACCCTTTCTAGTGCACCGTTGCCAAGTGATGGCCTTGCTCGAATGACTTAAATCTGTCTTTGTTGATGATTGGAGAATGGTGCATCTTGTCTAATACACAGTTCGCCTGGCTAATTATGCTGGTTTGTGCTCATGTATAACACTATATGTCACATAATTTTCCATTGTTGAATGAACTTTGAATTTGTCAGTTCCTGTTGTGACAGTTTAATGTGTCAGTTACCTCTTTGCCCATGTAATAATTTTGAACCATCACGGTGCTGCACATCTGCCATTACTTATTTCCTCAAATACCACTTTGATGTATGGGTGCTGAATTCTTTTATCTTAGATATGTAAAAACAAACCATCAAAGTCTTGGTTATTTTTGCAGCCCAGAGTCTGTTCGATGGCCTACTGTTGGGAAATACAAAGTAGATGTAGCATCTTTGGAATCGCTAGCATTACCTGAGCTGCAGGTAAGCAATTCTGAGTTATGAAATCTCAAGGGTCTCATTCATGTGTTGTTGTTAGCTTATGCATGATAAAGTTTTGGAAGTTTGTTGTTGATTGATTATGATGCAAAAGGTAATTTACTAAATATTTCTTGTTGAAATATCAGGTCAAGGAAGACACAGATCTCTTCATCATTGATGAAGTGGGTAAGATGGAGTTGTTCAGTTCAGCATTTTTCCCTGCTGTAATGAGAGTTGTTGAATCCAATATACCAGTGTTGGCCACCATACCGATTCCTAGAAATGGCCAAGACATTCCAGGAGGTACCATGTTATCCTGTTTCGCAACTTTGCAGAGGCTACTGATTGATATTATTGCTATGCCGTACAAAATATTGCAGTAAATACCATTTCCTTGGTTGACAAGCCAATTCATTAATGTATTTGAGGAAGCTGTGTTCATGTACATGTTTAAAGCTTGCTAGCTATGCTATGTTATGCATTCAATAAATTAATTGATATGTCATACTGAAATACTATCCCAGTTTTTTCTTCAAAGTTAGTTGCAAGTCCTGATTCTGACCATGGTTTGCCCCTGGAGTTCTCATTGAATATTTTTCCTGTAAAATGCAGTTGCTAGGTTGCGGAATCATCCTGGAGCTGCTATTTTCACCTTAAATACTGGTAACAGGGATACGATGAGAGAAACTATCTACAATCAGTTAAGCAGTTTGTTGCAGAAGAGGTGATTTGCTAACCACCCTATGTGCCCTCATTTTGTTAGTCTGACATAAGGCATAAAAAAAGTTTTCTTCTATGCAAAATCTAAAGTAGAAGTTTTCTTTCAGTACTTGTTCCATATAGCCTATGATAGAACGTATGGTCAAGTCTTATGGTGTTGTACCTGAAATACCTTTTTCCAAGTTTACCGACCAATGAGAAGACAGTCAGATTACTATGTTGTTGCGCTTTACTGGTCAAATCTGAATGTACAAGAAGCATGTTGTTCAGTTTTTCTTAGTTCTGTGTGTGGTTATTTAATCATGTATTCACATTCACCTAGTCAAGGTTTTATCATCACAACAGCTCTCTCTTGTCTGGATGCATTTAGCATGTAGTGACTTCTACAACAAGTATCACATACTTTGCGCTACTAATTTGCTAATGTGCCTGCCTGCATATTTTGGGCCCATGATGACTCCAGCTTGGTTTGGCAGCCCCATTCTAACTTAATTATTGCTGTAGTTCTTACCCTCATTTTGTCTTTTAAAGATGACCAATTAGCTGAAATTTGCCGTAGTTCTTACCCTCATCTTGTCTATGAGAGATGACCAAGTAGCCGAAATGGCAATCAAGTTGGATAGTAATAATGATTGAGGCTTTAGACATTTTTAACCAacacttgtgagttgtgacgttTCCTTGTTAGAGTGTATGTTCACCAATGCTAACTGTTACTGAACTATGACTTGTGATAGGTAGTTTAGTGCAAATGATACATGTAATCTTATGGGTCACGGCGCATTTGATTCTCTTGAGGATGTCTAACCCATAATAAATTCCTGAAGTGTTAAATGATGATGAATGAAGATCAAATTTCTGTATCAGTAGGCAGCTATGCACAATGATGAAACCTATCAATAAAAGCGAGTTGGAAATTGAATAGACTTCTTGATGTCATGATACAATGCACAAAAGAACCACTGCATAGGTGTGATTTGGCTGACAAAGGAGGTTTTCTCAATCCCCTCTCCGTTTCTTCCAGCATTTTGGACCACTGCTGCTAAGACACCTCATAATGGAGTAGGGCATATCCTAGAAGCAAGCAGCGACTTCACATGACACATGTTCCTATGGGGGACTCTTGATCTGAATGATCGCAGGGAATTTTCACCCAAAGAGGCACAATCTTTTGATTGAGGTGGGCACAGAATTAAAGCGTGGTGTACTGATCATGACACCCCTTTACAACCCACCGAGCCCCATGCCCCCTTTGAGCCCGTCCGGGAAGATGCCATTAAACGCCAACGCTGTGAGTTTTGGTAACCTTAGAAAATGGCAAGTGAGGCCAGGACCATCTGAGCAGAGTTTTCAGTTTTAAGAACTGAAAGCTCCTTTAAACTTGTTGACAATGTTTAGTTGAAGGCAGAAAGTGCAAGGCAATCTCTCAGGAGATACGATACTCTGTTTTTGTCTAAATATATTAATGCTTAGGCGTGCACAATATATAAATGCAGACTTTTAGCTGCAGATTATCCTGTTTGTAAGCTGGAGCTGGAACCAGTGAAGAACTTCAAGGAAATACACATGCAGATTTGTTGATCCTCTACTTCATAACTGGAAACCTGTTCTTTTGTGTTCGTAGCCCTTGAAATGATTCTTGATAGAGACATAGAGTGACTAGTCATTTGAGAGGGAAAAGAAAACAGTTGTCGAGTGACAAGACCACAAGACTCATAAACAGTTGCTCATTTTCGTGTTTGGTCTGAAACGTTCATACTGTTGAGCTTCCGAGGAAATCTCGGGCTTTCTGAGAGGACAGCCTTGCTGGCTTGCCGATGACCTCAGTGCCCTTGCCTCGCTTTAGGCAGTGCCAGTGTGGGGTGTGGAACTGAAATTGCTGAATGGTATTGATTCGGTGGCAGCCCCACCATGTGATCTCTTCATGCCGGAGGGGCCTCTGGTTAACTTGTTTAATCCTGGATGCATAATTTTCCCTCCTCCAATGCAAGTTTAGTTTAGCGCTGAGCCGCCGAGGAATGATGGCCGTGCATGAACGCATGCCAGTTGATATCACTTGCCGGATTTAAGAACGGAAAGAGGCATTGATCCTCCTACCGAAAGCTTGCGCCGTGCCCCGTGCACTTTTATGCTTCCACAGGAATGATGTTCGGTTGGTGTCCCGGAGAACTCCAACATCAGGCATGCTCGATGCTTTTACCTTACCATGAGTAATTGGTGCCTCCCTCATTGCATGGTATACGCACTGCATGTTCGGTGGCGTATCCCTGTGGTTCTTCACACGCCGTTTCATAGTTCAGTTTCTTTTTGGGTACCGGTACGCCATACTGGACGGAGGGAGCACTGGGGCCAGCCGGTAAGGAATATGCATAAGTCCGTCAGGcaccggttgcagttggcagtTTGGTGAGACGACATGCGCAGAGACATGGCGTTACGAACCAATAATACAGTGGCCATCTGATCTGGGGCTCTCGTTCGCGATGTCGCCTGTCATctcttctgaattctgatagCTAGCGGCAACTAACCAGCCCTCCCCGGCCAAGCCAACGAGAAGCCAGCCGCGCCGCACGACACGGGGAAAAAACAAGCGGCGGCAGGCCGCAGCAGTTGTTGGCCGGGGTCAAGGCGCAtgtgcgtgtgcgtgcgtgcaggACGTCATCAACATTCCATCCCCGATCACGCCCAGATCCCACACACACATCACGCGTCGCTCTCGGCGCCCCGCGCGACACCGCCCCGGCAATCCTTACGGGCCGGGCGTACCCCCGCCATTGATGTGCCGTGCCCGCCGCCCAGAAAACACACCCGGTCCCGGAGCCATTTGGGGTGTTCCTCCTGGAAATATACATACACGCGCGAGTTGCATCatcaataatggggttattatGTAGACGTAGTCGTTAAGTCGTGTACATGCATGCTTGTTCTTGTTTAGTATAATTTGTGCAGCAGCTGCTGATGATTGATGGAGCCGGCATAgatatatgaatttttttttgaaccagAATTTTTCAAagccatgcaaaaaaaaattgaaatgttCGTAGACCTCACAGATTTTCTGTTCAAAACCTCTTTTGTTGTGCTGTTAAGTTAAGCCTAGAGAACAGGTGCTAAACTAGCCAGGACTGAGCCAGCCATACCGCTTAAGTACACCATTATCTATTGCAAATGTAATCCGCACacatttaatatattttttttaaagaaaaaaaaagaggatgaGACAGCAGCTTCGGCATTTCATCAGCACTGGTTTCAGTTGGATAGGATTGTTCTGGTACAGTTGGGGTGCATCAAGTGATTCTCCTGTGTAATAATACTACAAAAGAAACTACTACTTAACGAGGGAACATCTCATCCGATTCGCACATGATGGTGACCAACACAGGTTGCGACTGCGATCCGTGCCCCCGGAACGGCCGGTTATCAGGAACGGCGCCAAATGGAGCTGCCCCCGTGCGTTCGAGAGCAGGAAAAGATCAACCGAAGCGTGTGGCGCACCAACTAGAGTCCTCGCACAACCGAGCTGTCCCCAGCCTAAAATACTATCAAGAGCCCTCTCTGTCTCTCTGGCCTCATTTACCTGGCTCCTGCTACAGAATCTTCCTCACTGGATGGGCCTCATTTACCTGGCTGCTCCTTCCCTGCAAAACCTTTCTCGTTTTAACCTCTCCTCTCCTGATAGTAAAGCAGTTAATTCTTCACCAACCGTCCAGCCCAGAAGGGAGTCAAAGTCAAGTAGTCAACCACTGGACAGTTCATCATCTTTTCATTTTTTACCATAACGGTAACAACTTAACGATGGCCAATGAGAAATGTTTCATCATACTACATTGTTACATGTACATGCATGCTGGCTAATCTGTTGAAAACTACTCTAGTTGCAACAAATGCAGTACATGATTTGATCACAGCCTAATCCAGTGGCAACAGAGGGCCAAAGATGGCGCGAGTGGAAGTAATAAAGGGCAATGGTGGGTGAGGTGAGGGCCTGAGCCTGAGGGGGGAAAGGCGGAAGAAGCTTTCGCTTTCCCGGCTGTTGCTTTCCTTCCGCCCTCTCTTCTCTACATGGGCTGTAGTAATTATTATTCCTGAGTGCCACCATAAGCGCGCATCAACAAACAAGAGCCTCGACCTCCCGCGGCGTACCTCTCCTCTCCATCTCTCTTCTCGCCTCCCGCGGCGCCCGGGTTCCCACGGCTGGAGGAGCTGCGGCGAGGCCTCTGCCTGTGCACGCGACGGCCGGCGGCTGGTCGTCGGAGCCGCGTGCCGACTGCGGAGAGGAGGCGACGTCAGGACGAGATCCTTGGATGTATGGCTCTTGTCTTCCTTTCTCCGTTCATTCGCGTCTGCGGTCTGCGTGCAGATTGATTTGATTTCTTGGGTTGGTTATCATTTTCTGGTTCTTGGAGGAAATgctgtttcttcttcttcttcttcttcttcttcttttcttcttcttcttctccgttgTGATCTGGTTGCACGTGGGTGGGGTTCAGCTTCCCATTCTGTTGACGACTTGGCATTTCTGTTCATGTGCTGGTGTGCTTGGCCTTGGATGATTCTTTCGAAATGAATTCAACAGAGTTTTGTTCATACGACCCTGCTCCGCTTCCTTTTTCTTATGATCTCTTTTAATTCGTGGCGATTAGAAATATGTCTCCCTTCTCTTATCAAAATGCCAATCGATTCCAGTTGCTGTGACAGTGATATTCAGCATCCTGCGCGTGCCTGAATTTGCTCTGGCCTTGTGTATCAGGTTGATTTCATTAGCaggaaatgattttttttaaaactgaCGAGCAATCCTGTGGTGTTTCGGTTGTGACATGCTTTCTGCAGAATCTGACATGATATCCTGCACTTCTTTCTGCAGGATAAGAAAGTCAATCTCCTTCGTCCTGCAGAGACTCTGATATCGCCATCGAAGCACCGCTGGATCTCCCTGGCTGGCACCATCATGCTGCAGTACCTGGACTTCTCTCATGCCAGCACCTCAAGGAAGTGGGGGCACAAGAGACAGGGCGATGGTATGGCGATGCATGCTGATCCATTTCTCTCTGTCCACCATCCTACAACACAAAAAATTGACCTGAATTTCTGAATCCTTGATGGATGCTAACATAACCGAAGGATGGAATAAATTGATCAAGAGGGGGGTTTTTTCCTGATATTTCTCGGCTTTTTGATGACTGAATTGGGAACTCATTGGTATATGCCATATCCATGCTTCCAGGATTTGAAGCTCCAAGAAACAGCATGGAGTTCGCCTTGGAGGCTTCCCACAGCTACGGCGTTTTCCAAGAGGATGTCCCGGTGAGTCTTCCTTGTACCAGTACTGCTCTGTCAGAGTAATTCCTTCAATCTTCTGTTCCCCACAAGTAGGCACTGTTCTGTTTCAGAAAAGAACATGTCTTGTTCCTCTGACGCATAGTTCGTTGTGTGCGTGAAAAAACTTTGATCGTTCTTGGGCGATGACTGGTAACTTTGTTGCTAGCTCCAATCTGTACTTGCAACTGACTGTAGTTACCTGACACGACATAACAGAAACTGCATTAATAATGTCAAGTGGTAGACCTTCATCTGCTGTTTCTTTAGACGTGGcccccatcttcttccatctacTGTTGCTGCATCTACTGACTAGTCTTTGCCTCATTGTCATCTTTCCATTCAATGAGCAAACTTTTCATTAGGCACATCaagtatttttcttcttttagatGAAGCAACGTCCAGTTACTATTTGGAAAGtttgtattattttttattgTGCAAAAGGTGACGAACAAGAAACTACGATGATCTTATTGAGTTTCTTGTGAATTTAACAGTATTCCTGCAATATGAGGCAGTATCCAAAATCCGGGCCCAGCCACAGCTCTACCCCAATCAAGAAGCTGATCCATGAGGACATTTCCTTCAGAACAAATGAAGGCCAGAAGAGGCCCAGCGTCATCGCCAGACTGATGGGCATGGATTCACCTCCACTGAACACAAGCACTGAATCCATCAGCCGTTCAGAAGAAAGAAGATCAGTGCCAAGAAGCAGAGATCCTTCTGAAATGATCTCAACCAAGCATGTCTCCTTCGTGCCACACAATAAGGACTCCATCAAGCATGCACCAAAGCAAGAAATCCGAGCCTACGACGACGAGAGGGATGTGTTTGGGCATCCTAGCAAGAGGAACAATGAGTGGAGTAAGCCGCAGCCGCGAGAGCACCCGCAAGAGGAGGAGCTGCAGAAGTTCAAGAAGGAGTTCGAGGCATGGCAGGCGAGCAGAGCATGGGAGCAATCAAGAAGTTTTGAACTGGAGAGCAACctcgatgacgacgacgatgacaagTGCACGGATATCGTGCCGTACAGGCACCAGCACCACAAAGGGAAAGATGCTAGCAGTGGCAACAAGTACATTCACTCCAATGACGATGTGCATCGGAGAAGAAGCAAGGAGAGCAGCACATCAATTTCCGGCAGCCGTACGTTCTCTCTGGCGAGCGCAGACGCGTGTTCCACGAGGCTGCCACTCTCCAGGTTCTACCACGAGGAGGAGAGGTCGTTGTCGCCGACGAGGATCGTCGTCCTGAAGCCCTGCCCGGAGCTGAGCATGGACGACATCGAGGAGTCGTCGCTGGGGTCGCCGGAGCTGGTGAAGAAGGAGAACAACATGGAGGCCTTCCTCGAGGAGGTGAAGAAGAGGCTAAAGATTGAGCTCGAGGGGAGCATGGCCTCCGACGACAAGGCGAACCGGTGGGCCGTCGGCGACATCCCGGCCGACCCGAAGAAGATCGCTCGGAACATCGCAAACCAGATCAGGGAGAACGTCACGAGGGACTTGCACCCGGCGCTGGTGCGGTCGGAGTCGACACGATCATACCGCAGCGATGTGCCATTCAATGGCCAGAACCAGATGGATTACATCGGCAGAGATGCCAGGAGGCAGCTCTCTGACAGGCTGAAGAACGTGCTGCGAAGGGAGCCGGACGCCGAGCCGCCGTTCTCTCACCGGAGAAGGGCCGCCTCGACGTCGTTCGACGAGGAGCCGAGGCCCAAGCCAAGGCACGACATGGCATCAAGGAAGGGGAAGAtcaggaggaaggaggagaagaagtgCGCGATCGAGTCCGACGTCAGGTCCTTCAGATACGGATCATCAAACAAGACACCAACGACCCAATTGGACTCGGAGCCGGTATCGCCGAGAAACCTCATGAGGTCGTTCTCGGCGCCGGTGTCCGGGACGACCTTCGTGAAGCTCCTCTCGGAGGAGCCCCGGGTGCTGACCGGCGCACGGCTGCAGCGCAAGCAGGAAGGCTACGGGAGCAGGCCGTCGTCGTCAGAGGAGAGGAAAGGGAGGAAGGACGCTTTCGGCATCAAAGGCAAGGTGTCCAACTTGAGGCAGAACCTGGGGCTCAGAGCCAAGCTGTTCGGCAAGAAGTTCCACGCCACCGACGAGTCGTCGTTCCCGGACGACCTCCCTCCGATCGGCACGCTGGTCACCGCACCTTCGGTTCTCATACACCCCGGCGTTCTCCAGGTGAGGCAACTCCACCAAGGTTGATGGTTTTTCTTTTCAGAGCCATTGCAATCTGACATGAGACTGATGCTTCTTTGGTTGCATGCAGGAGAACTCAACCGAGGTGCCGCCGAGCCCGGCGTCGTGGTGCAGCAGCCCGCCTGACGAGATGAGCAGGGGAGGCTACCCGAGTCCTGTCTCGCCGTTGGAGGCCGCCTTCAGCGGGCACCGATCGCCCTTGAGGACGGCAACAAAGGACATGATCTCAAGTGGTTGTGGTGAGTACCAAGCATCCAGTGATGCTACACTGAATACATTCTTCAGTGATTATGTTTGCCATGAGTTCTGATCAAAGAACCTCTCGCAGAACCAGGAATCTTGTCAGAACAATTTCAGACGACTGAAGAACGAGCTGAGACAAGTCCTGTCCTGGACGACCAGGACGACGACATGGACGAGTTGGATCACCCTATCAAATCCTTCATCAGAGACGTTCTCGTTGTCGCCGGCATGTACAGATCGAGGCAGAATCCCGTCAACTTGTTATCAGACTGCGAAGCTAAGCCGATCCCCAAGCGGGTGTTGGAGGAAGTCGAGTCCTCGTCCTCAACCGTGGCAGCTTCATCCAATGTCGGTGCGGCAGCCATCGACCACCGGCTCCTCTTCGACCTGATCAACGAGGCGCTCCCAGGAGCTGTCCGGTCCTCGACGACGCTCTGCACATTCGACAAGTTCTATGCCGCAGCACCAAGAAGAGCCCCCGGCGGCAAGAAGCTTCTAGAGGCACTGTGGAAGTCCGTGCAGGTGTGGCTAGAACCTCCAAGCCATAGTAAGACGTCGAGCTCTGCCTCCGTGGACGTGCTGATCGGCCGTGACCTGAGCATGTCAGCGTGGCATGGTGCGTTCCGTGACGACGCCGACGCGTTCGGAgaagaggtggaggcggagatACTGGACGAGCTGGTTGATGAGATGGTGTGGGACGTGCTCCTCAACGTGGGGGACTGATGATTCGTAGGTCTCTTCTGACGAGTATACTTGTACATTTTAgggtgccttttttttttacctcttctgAGTGCTTGCTGGAATTGCGATCGTGTGTTAGGTGAGTGAAAAATGTAACTATGTTTGCGCGTGGAGAATTCTAAATTTACACTAAGAAATGCATAAAGAAGCAAAAATAGAGTGGATTTAGAAAAAGGAATGCGagctttttattatttttggtGCAGTTTTTGCACCAAGTCTTGCCTACCGTGTCAGATTTTCCTAGGAAAAATAGCTGTATATTTCGACGGTATTCTTTTCATTTAGGGAAAAAAACTTGAAATTCAAGAAATTTTATTTGAGCCCCAATTTTACGCCTGTTAAAGTGAGCCCCTTCAATATTTTCCTCTAAATGCTGTAATCGACAAAGGCTTGCACATAGAGTGGTAAACAGAGAGTCTGTGAACATGAGTTTTCTTGCTGCTGAAGAGTTAAACTTTTAAGTTTGTCAAACAGAAGGAATAAGATTAGTGACAATCGGACAAGCATCACGCAGTACCAAATCCATTTGCTGAACACCGAGTACCTAGCTAGCCCTTTCTGTTCGTATTCGGGCGAGCTTGTGCAAAGACAATATAGTCCATTCGGCCGCGCCCTTCCAAACAACATTATAGGTTGGCTGTGATTCTGCTTTTGGTGTTTTATATCTTTACTTGCTCTTGGTCTATGATTCCTTCCACCATTGAGGGACTTGCAACAAAATTGTCTCaactataaaaaaaatagtctTTATGCTaacaaaatattaaaaaatacgTTCTGCAACATTTTAAATCATACggtagaaaaaaaatcaccatGATAGATATTTTACGTACTAGTGATGTAACAATTATAATAAGTTACAAATACATGATTAGCTTTGAGAAGTTGGGAATTGCAGTTTATATCTAAAATCTTTCTACATCTATTTTTAAATTATTGTACCATAAATGTGTAGATGAACTCACATTTTTTGTTACTTGTTTTTCACTTAAAAATGGCCGTAATTTCAATTTAACCTTAAAAATAATATTTTGTGTAATAATACACATAAATCAtgaggaaaaataataaaagttcTTGATATGACCTATTGTTCAAACATATTAAAATGACTTGTATATAGAATCTGATGGAGTATAAAATTTTGTATATTAGTTATGTACAATTTTATCCATCTCGCGCTCCTTGATGTCAAAGGAGTGACCTGGTTAGAATCGCAACTTTGTAAGAAGGAGAGTGCAAAGGGCAATGCTGGCGGTGACCGCTCACCTGTCGTGGTCGCCTGCGTCTGCCTGTCGCCGGAGAGAAAGGGAAACAAAACTGTTGTTGAATTTGGAGGATCTCAATGGCGACCGGAGAAGACAAGCATCCTCTTTTTATATAGCATGAGAAGCGTGAGAACGGTGAGAGCGAGACAAGGAATTTGATGGCTCAATGCCATGCAGCACAACGGTTTTGTGTTTGAC is a genomic window containing:
- the LOC117835826 gene encoding uncharacterized protein, which gives rise to MAGAPSRCLFVTGPPGVGKTTLVMRVFEALRASHPNLTIRGFYTREVRESGERVGFEVVTLDGRSGPLASSKVSSPESVRWPTVGKYKVDVASLESLALPELQVKEDTDLFIIDEVGKMELFSSAFFPAVMRVVESNIPVLATIPIPRNGQDIPGVARLRNHPGAAIFTLNTGNRDTMRETIYNQLSSLLQKRLLAADYPVCKLELEPVKNFKEIHMQICEGLSLRGERRKKLSLSRLLLSFRPLFSTWAVVIIIPECHHKRASTNKSLDLPRRTSPLHLSSRLPRRPGSHGWRSCGEASACARDGRRLVVGAACRLRRGGDVRTRSLDDKKVNLLRPAETLISPSKHRWISLAGTIMLQYLDFSHASTSRKWGHKRQGDGFEAPRNSMEFALEASHSYGVFQEDVPYSCNMRQYPKSGPSHSSTPIKKLIHEDISFRTNEGQKRPSVIARLMGMDSPPLNTSTESISRSEERRSVPRSRDPSEMISTKHVSFVPHNKDSIKHAPKQEIRAYDDERDVFGHPSKRNNEWSKPQPREHPQEEELQKFKKEFEAWQASRAWEQSRSFELESNLDDDDDDKCTDIVPYRHQHHKGKDASSGNKYIHSNDDVHRRRSKESSTSISGSRTFSLASADACSTRLPLSRFYHEEERSLSPTRIVVLKPCPELSMDDIEESSLGSPELVKKENNMEAFLEEVKKRLKIELEGSMASDDKANRWAVGDIPADPKKIARNIANQIRENVTRDLHPALVRSESTRSYRSDVPFNGQNQMDYIGRDARRQLSDRLKNVLRREPDAEPPFSHRRRAASTSFDEEPRPKPRHDMASRKGKIRRKEEKKCAIESDVRSFRYGSSNKTPTTQLDSEPVSPRNLMRSFSAPVSGTTFVKLLSEEPRVLTGARLQRKQEGYGSRPSSSEERKGRKDAFGIKGKVSNLRQNLGLRAKLFGKKFHATDESSFPDDLPPIGTLVTAPSVLIHPGVLQENSTEVPPSPASWCSSPPDEMSRGGYPSPVSPLEAAFSGHRSPLRTATKDMISSGCEPGILSEQFQTTEERAETSPVLDDQDDDMDELDHPIKSFIRDVLVVAGMYRSRQNPVNLLSDCEAKPIPKRVLEEVESSSSTVAASSNVGAAAIDHRLLFDLINEALPGAVRSSTTLCTFDKFYAAAPRRAPGGKKLLEALWKSVQVWLEPPSHSKTSSSASVDVLIGRDLSMSAWHGAFRDDADAFGEEVEAEILDELVDEMVWDVLLNVGD